In Drosophila subpulchrella strain 33 F10 #4 breed RU33 chromosome X, RU_Dsub_v1.1 Primary Assembly, whole genome shotgun sequence, the DNA window TGCTGTTGTCCACGATCTCGACGTCGTTGACCGGAAACATCCACTTGAAGGTGAGCTTCTCGGTGGCCCCGAAGTCGTGCGACTGCTTGGGCGCCACCGACACGCAGATGACCTTGTCGTTGAGCAGGAGCAGGCGGCGCTGCTTGCACTTGACAATGAACCCGGCCTGGTTGAACTCCATGTGGGTGACGTTGTCCTCGCGGAGTAAGTACCTCGGCCGGTGGCCGCCGGCGGAGTCGCTGACGCTCACGCTGCTCAGGCTAAGGGATCGGGCATTGAATGTGCCCGAGATGTGGCCGAGCATCTCCTTGAAGGCCTGGTACTGCTCCGCCTCCCGCTTGCTCTCGTTGAGCAGCTCGGCCAGGAGTTCCAGCTGCGACAGGGCCAGCTGCAGCGACATCCGGTCGTGGTGGCCCTGCGGTGTGTACTTCAGCAGATCCTGCAGGAAGAGGATGAACTGGGGGAAACGCTGCACCGGCTTGACCATCAGCCCGAAAAACGACAATCGGTCGTGGGCGCTGATCTGCTTGACCTTGAAGAAGTCGGCCAACGCCGACTTGCGCTTCTCCTCCATCTTGGCCAGCTCCATGGCCGCCGAGAAGTTGTTAATGAAGCCCGAGTAGATCTCAAGGAGCTGCGGCTTGCCGAACGCGCTGACGAAACAATCGCCAATCTTCTCGTCGCGATCCCAATTTCGGACGCACTCCGCCAGCGAGATCCGGAACAGCTTATGCGAGTGCAGGATGTCCGGCAGGCAATGGAACAGGGTGGCTATCTTCACCGGGTTCAGCACCGGCGGACTGCACTCCTCCAGCGGTTTCTTGTAATCCTGCGGGGTTAGAACGGCACAAAGTGATTAGTTAGCTGATTTTGGGATAGCATTTCAAGGAGTTACACCAGCCTGCAGATTCATAAAATCCAATTCGCTGTTATTATTATGTTAAGGGTCTATAGTTCCTGAGAAATAGTACACAAGTCTATACATATCCTGAAGAATATTGTATTTAATGGATTTTTGTatataatcttttttattttcgtttgtttAGGATAGAAAACAAAATCTATCTTTAGGAATATTTACACCTAAGCTTTGAACTTGATATTAAGTTGCAAAGTACTTTGAAAATATAAGGATCctattttaattgatttaatatatatacctaATACATCATATTTGTATCGTTTTTTTCAGGATTGGTGCAACACCTTTCATTTGTCGGTTTACCAAGCTCTTTGCGTCGGATTTTCTATCGGTTTCTCACAGTTTCGCTTAGATTTAAATCGGGTTTTTGTTTAGCGAGTATTTACTTGTCTTGGTTTTTCTAATTTTGTAACTACATGTGGGTGAAATATGATTTTGGGTTCAAATTTGGGTGTGTATGTTAATTGGTTAGTGGGCCAGTTAGTGAGTGTGATTAGTTGGTTAGTTGGTTGTTTTATGACGGTGAAATCGGCAGTTATGGCATTTGGGAAGAGGATGGCATGTAAAGAGATCAAATGATTTGACATGAGATTAACATTAGTCGGTGGTTAAGTGGGGAAACTAAGGTTGTCTAACAACAAGGGCATGCAGTGGCATTACGTAACATACAATAATTTAATCTCAAAATCTTAATTTGGAAAAGTCTTTCACTTAGTTTTCAAATCTGTGGAGGCCCCATCCTGGTGTTTTATCTTTTTTCAGCTGTCACTCATATTTTCTCACCATCTAGTTAGTCCCTCTCCGAACTTCATCCCCATCATATCCCAACGTTACCCAGTCGTATCCACATCCTATATATATTTGAGATATATAAACTAGTTTCCTGATCATACATAACCATGTTGTCCCTTAAGTATCTCAACCTGACGAAGGACCAGATCCAAAAGCTTCAGCAGATGCTGAAGGAGGAGAGCAAGGATGCTCCCCAGCAGGATGCCAAGGAGCCATCGCCAAAGGACGACGATCCGCAGCCAAGTCAATCGAAGGCTGAGGCCATAGCCCAGGCCCTGGGGAATGTGCAGGTCTATGTGGAGGCCGGAAAGCCAGAGGCCTTCGTTCAGCTGAAGCAGCCCCTGTTGCACAAGTTCGAGGTGACGCCCCAGGGAGTGGCCACCGGATGCCCGGAATCGGACAAATTCATTCGGGCGGACTCGGAGGAAATCGCTCGCTGGCAGACGGACAAGGCGATCAACTTGGATCTTGTTACAAGAAAGGAAGCCGAGCAATTTGGCAAGATTCAAACAGACAATCGCACCGGGGAAACGTACATGATAGTGCCCATGGACATAAACATACTGTTCGATAAAACCACCCTAATGCCCGATGTGGCCACGAAGACCATCAGCGAGCACGATGCCTACAAGGAGGAGACGGGACCGGGACACACCTTCTATCTCTATCACGAACTCGAGGGGCATCCGTGCAAGCTGCCACAAGCTGCCCTGGATCAGAATCCCCACACCAGCCAGGTTGAGCCCGTTCCACCGGAGAATCGGATCGACTGGGACTACCACATGCTCGATTTCGAGGTGCCCCCCCTCAGTTTTCCCTTCGAACTCTCCTTTGACCCGGATATGGATCGCTTGGTGGGCGGcgaaacggaaacggaaatggaCATGGAGGAGGATAGAACGGACGAGGATTCAGAATGTCCAGAGCTAGACATGCAACTAGTTTCTGAGGATATCAATGATCTCGAGGAGTTCCTTGAGGATATGGAGATCTGAAATGCAGACTCCATCTCAGAAAATATGTTATTACTAACCAAATTAGATCTCAAGCACCACCCTTTAAAACCCCTCGATTACAAAGTTCGGTCCAACGCTGTAACTAAATCTTTGCCTTAAATTTGCCATGtttcaaattcaaataaattatatagtTAAAAGTTAAGATCATAGTGATAATTCTAGATCTACTATATATCAAATAGTTGCTATGTATCTAAGCATGCAATGATCTAGGTAATCAGATTTTGTAACCGATTGAATAGGTACCATCCACTCACATTGACTAGTCGCTGCAGGGTGGCCACATACGAGTTCTCACTGTGGACAATGGCTGCCACGATGTGGCGCCTCTTCAGCTGCTGCTGGGACAATCCGGCGGGGGCGGGCGGCAACATGGGGACAATCAGCCGGTTGTGGGCGGTACGAGCGGTACCGTTGGCCCGGCTGCCCGGCGCCATCATTAGGTCCATGTCGAAGCGATTGGCGGTCGCCTCATCATCCTCCGACTGCAAGAAGATACACAGGGAGAAAATTGATAAGATATGATGATCATTTTGATGAAATTCAGTATAGATAGAATCTAGAGATTATTTTGGCTCTCATTTGCTATTTCGTAGTTTGGTATATTGCTGTCTTGCTCTCACTCAGAGTAATTTTAGGCGCTATCTCTTTCGATTTCAGAGAATTTTCTAAGAGGGCAAAATGGAACATACCATCCGAACTTCAAATTGATCCTTATGTGTTATTTATCTGTCTAGTTAGGTTAAgttaaaaattgaaaagtaTAATGTAGTTAGGATGCAATTGA includes these proteins:
- the LOC119555921 gene encoding uncharacterized protein LOC119555921, encoding MLSLKYLNLTKDQIQKLQQMLKEESKDAPQQDAKEPSPKDDDPQPSQSKAEAIAQALGNVQVYVEAGKPEAFVQLKQPLLHKFEVTPQGVATGCPESDKFIRADSEEIARWQTDKAINLDLVTRKEAEQFGKIQTDNRTGETYMIVPMDINILFDKTTLMPDVATKTISEHDAYKEETGPGHTFYLYHELEGHPCKLPQAALDQNPHTSQVEPVPPENRIDWDYHMLDFEVPPLSFPFELSFDPDMDRLVGGETETEMDMEEDRTDEDSECPELDMQLVSEDINDLEEFLEDMEI